A single region of the Ciconia boyciana chromosome 13, ASM3463844v1, whole genome shotgun sequence genome encodes:
- the ZFAND2A gene encoding AN1-type zinc finger protein 2A isoform X3 — protein sequence MELPGLGEHCSERTCKQLDFLPLKCDACGEVFCKDHIRYDDHKCSSAYKKNVQVPVCPLCNVPIPVQKGEIPDIVVGAHMDKDCKYNPAQQKQRIFTNKCLKPGCRRKEMIKVVCEQCGGNFCIKHRHPLDHDCKGSSRPTSKAG from the exons ATGGAGCTCCCGGGGCTGGGCGAGCACTGCTCGGAGCGCACCTGCAAGCAGCTGG ACttccttcctctgaaatgtGATGCTTGTGGGGAAGTCTTTTGTAAAGATCACATCCGTTATGATGACCACAAGTGTAGCTCTGCCTACAAGAAA AATGTGCAAGTTCCAGTGTGTCCGCTGTGTAATGTGCCTATCCCAGTACAGAAGGGGGAAATACCGGATATTGTGGTTGGAGCCCACATGGATAAGGACTGCAAATACAACccagcacagcaaaagcagagg ATTTTTACAAACAAGTGCTTAAAGCcaggctgcagaaggaaagagatgaTTAAGGTAGTTTGTGAACAGTGTGGTGGCAACTTCTGCATAAAACATCGGCATCCTCTGGATCATGACTGTAAAGGGAGCAGCCGTCCCACCTCCAAGGCAGGGTAA
- the ZFAND2A gene encoding AN1-type zinc finger protein 2A isoform X2 — MELPGLGEHCSERTCKQLDFLPLKCDACGEVFCKDHIRYDDHKCSSAYKKNVQVPVCPLCNVPIPVQKGEIPDIVVGAHMDKDCKYNPAQQKQRIFTNKCLKPGCRRKEMIKVVCEQCGGNFCIKHRHPLDHDCKGSSRPTSKAGQMYLPCSVQ, encoded by the exons ATGGAGCTCCCGGGGCTGGGCGAGCACTGCTCGGAGCGCACCTGCAAGCAGCTGG ACttccttcctctgaaatgtGATGCTTGTGGGGAAGTCTTTTGTAAAGATCACATCCGTTATGATGACCACAAGTGTAGCTCTGCCTACAAGAAA AATGTGCAAGTTCCAGTGTGTCCGCTGTGTAATGTGCCTATCCCAGTACAGAAGGGGGAAATACCGGATATTGTGGTTGGAGCCCACATGGATAAGGACTGCAAATACAACccagcacagcaaaagcagagg ATTTTTACAAACAAGTGCTTAAAGCcaggctgcagaaggaaagagatgaTTAAGGTAGTTTGTGAACAGTGTGGTGGCAACTTCTGCATAAAACATCGGCATCCTCTGGATCATGACTGTAAAGGGAGCAGCCGTCCCACCTCCAAGGCAGG GCAGATGTACCTTCCTTGTTCTGTGCAGTAG
- the ZFAND2A gene encoding AN1-type zinc finger protein 2A isoform X1, protein MELPGLGEHCSERTCKQLDFLPLKCDACGEVFCKDHIRYDDHKCSSAYKKNVQVPVCPLCNVPIPVQKGEIPDIVVGAHMDKDCKYNPAQQKQRIFTNKCLKPGCRRKEMIKVVCEQCGGNFCIKHRHPLDHDCKGSSRPTSKAGYTALRASQMAFKSTGAIGVPSNGSLQHNRCR, encoded by the exons ATGGAGCTCCCGGGGCTGGGCGAGCACTGCTCGGAGCGCACCTGCAAGCAGCTGG ACttccttcctctgaaatgtGATGCTTGTGGGGAAGTCTTTTGTAAAGATCACATCCGTTATGATGACCACAAGTGTAGCTCTGCCTACAAGAAA AATGTGCAAGTTCCAGTGTGTCCGCTGTGTAATGTGCCTATCCCAGTACAGAAGGGGGAAATACCGGATATTGTGGTTGGAGCCCACATGGATAAGGACTGCAAATACAACccagcacagcaaaagcagagg ATTTTTACAAACAAGTGCTTAAAGCcaggctgcagaaggaaagagatgaTTAAGGTAGTTTGTGAACAGTGTGGTGGCAACTTCTGCATAAAACATCGGCATCCTCTGGATCATGACTGTAAAGGGAGCAGCCGTCCCACCTCCAAGGCAGG ATACACAGCACTGAGAGCCTCTCAAATGGCCTTCAAGTCAACGGGAGCAATTGGAGTGCCATCTAATGGGAGTCTTCAGCACAACAG GTGCAGGTAG